The Tistrella mobilis genome window below encodes:
- a CDS encoding MbnP family copper-binding protein, protein MMTCRLTRLAILLLLLAAGPVLAAERSVTIGFGIVAGAAPVGCAPPAAALGRPAVAAGLRDARFYLHDLALIDAAGKAWPVMLDETLWQHDGVALIDAEDATGACREGTPETNTVVTGRVDDGAGAGPWQLAFTLGVPPGLNHTATDLAPPPLDLAAMGWGWQAGRKYVKLELLPEGGVARPDGGRATTWFLHLGATGCTGNPVTGEIVRCDRPNRSAVTTRPFDPARARVVLDLAVLFAATDLTRDQGGAVGCMSAPDDADCPALFERLGLAGSAAAAFRVAEK, encoded by the coding sequence ATGATGACCTGCCGCCTTACCCGCCTTGCCATCCTTCTGCTTCTGCTCGCCGCCGGGCCTGTCCTGGCGGCGGAGCGGAGCGTCACCATCGGCTTCGGCATCGTCGCCGGGGCGGCGCCGGTCGGCTGCGCCCCCCCTGCCGCAGCGCTGGGCAGGCCTGCGGTTGCAGCCGGCCTGCGCGATGCCCGCTTTTATCTCCACGACCTGGCCCTGATCGATGCGGCCGGCAAAGCCTGGCCGGTCATGCTGGACGAAACGCTCTGGCAGCATGACGGCGTTGCCCTGATCGATGCCGAAGACGCCACCGGCGCGTGCCGCGAGGGCACGCCCGAGACCAATACCGTCGTGACCGGCCGGGTGGACGACGGGGCCGGGGCCGGCCCCTGGCAGCTGGCCTTCACCCTGGGCGTGCCGCCGGGGCTGAACCATACCGCCACCGACCTGGCGCCGCCGCCGCTTGATCTGGCGGCCATGGGCTGGGGATGGCAGGCCGGGCGCAAATACGTGAAGCTGGAACTTCTGCCCGAGGGCGGGGTGGCGCGGCCGGATGGCGGCCGCGCCACCACCTGGTTCCTGCATCTGGGCGCCACCGGCTGCACCGGCAACCCGGTCACGGGTGAGATCGTCCGCTGCGACCGGCCCAACCGATCGGCGGTAACGACAAGGCCCTTCGATCCCGCCCGTGCGCGCGTGGTGCTGGATCTGGCCGTGCTGTTCGCCGCCACCGATCTGACCCGCGACCAGGGGGGCGCGGTGGGCTGCATGAGCGCCCCCGACGATGCCGACTGCCCGGCGCTTTTTGAACGGCTGGGGCTGGCCGGGAGCGCCGCCGCCGCCTTTCGGGTGGCGGAGAAATGA
- a CDS encoding TonB-dependent hemoglobin/transferrin/lactoferrin family receptor encodes MTRPAACSMRGRLPLAGTTAATLLLGLAVQPAPARAEETAAPVSRLEAITVTATRTEASAFDLPASVSQVDRAALDDAQAADLTILRRLPNVDMGGGPRPAAQNPSIRGFIGPRIILSVDGVRRNNEGGVFSPLLIDPDMIGAIDVVRGPVSASYGSGGLGGVMAIRTLEPEDLLAPGETTGGRASLGWRSGNHAFSSHVAGTTRTADGDLLAALTYRSTDNIRTGTGEKLENEGDLLSGLFKGGVDLGPDHRIDISYQRFDDDLTGPNNPGGSALFPYAQLLERRQDQYSGRWSFADPDRSWLDGSLQLYYTKLRFDTTSRETPPFDATSTETETRGLSLQNTSRFETGAALAHKLTYGVDHYVDTSTNRTAGSANVVLPDGDLTATGVFIQDELTIFEDWTLIGALRHDRYEIDPEGQASSSHDRLSPKLALHWQATPALGLFVGYGEAFRAPTLAEMYPNLTATRALFNFIPNPQLQPETAHTTEAGFTLAFDDLAWPGDALRFKATVFHERVDDLIDSQVVGTFTRTPPFSGTGLIFQRRNVAEARRRGIEAEASYQAGPVDVSLAYSKLRAKDADTGAQLYAPPDKVAAGIGYAVNQDWRLWYAGIYAAAQDYDSTPLRRRSGYAVHDLGVAFDRDWYRVDVAVTNLFDEAYVTYRQSLAETYAYEEGRSINLRLTARF; translated from the coding sequence ATGACCCGACCTGCCGCATGTTCGATGCGCGGCCGACTGCCGCTTGCCGGCACCACCGCCGCCACCCTTCTGCTCGGCCTGGCCGTCCAGCCCGCTCCTGCCCGTGCCGAAGAGACCGCCGCTCCGGTCAGCCGGCTTGAGGCGATCACCGTCACCGCCACCCGCACCGAAGCCTCGGCCTTCGATCTGCCGGCTTCCGTCTCTCAGGTCGATCGTGCGGCGCTGGATGATGCCCAGGCGGCTGACCTCACCATCCTGCGCCGCCTGCCCAATGTCGACATGGGCGGCGGCCCGCGCCCTGCCGCGCAGAACCCGTCGATCCGCGGCTTCATCGGCCCACGGATCATTCTGTCGGTCGACGGGGTGCGGCGGAACAACGAGGGCGGCGTGTTCTCGCCGCTGCTGATCGATCCCGACATGATCGGCGCCATCGACGTGGTGCGCGGCCCGGTTTCCGCGAGCTATGGCAGCGGCGGGCTGGGCGGCGTGATGGCGATCCGCACCCTGGAGCCCGAGGATCTGCTGGCACCGGGGGAAACCACCGGCGGCCGGGCGAGCCTGGGCTGGCGGAGCGGCAATCACGCATTTTCGAGCCATGTGGCCGGCACCACCCGCACGGCGGATGGCGACCTGCTGGCCGCGCTGACCTATCGCAGCACCGACAACATCCGCACCGGCACCGGCGAGAAGCTGGAGAACGAAGGCGATCTGCTCTCGGGCCTGTTCAAGGGCGGGGTCGATCTTGGCCCCGACCATCGGATCGACATCTCGTATCAGCGTTTCGACGACGATCTGACCGGGCCGAACAATCCCGGCGGCAGCGCCCTTTTCCCCTATGCGCAGCTGCTGGAGCGTCGCCAGGATCAGTATTCCGGCCGCTGGTCCTTCGCCGACCCGGATCGCAGCTGGCTGGACGGCAGCCTGCAGCTCTATTACACGAAACTGCGCTTCGACACGACGAGCCGCGAAACCCCGCCCTTCGACGCCACCTCGACCGAAACCGAGACCCGCGGCCTGTCGCTTCAGAACACCAGCCGGTTCGAGACCGGGGCGGCGCTGGCGCATAAGCTGACCTATGGTGTGGACCATTATGTCGACACCAGCACCAACCGGACGGCGGGTTCGGCGAATGTGGTGCTGCCGGACGGCGATCTGACCGCCACCGGCGTCTTCATCCAGGACGAGCTGACGATCTTCGAGGACTGGACCCTGATCGGGGCCCTGCGGCACGACCGCTATGAAATCGACCCGGAAGGCCAGGCATCCTCGTCCCACGACCGGCTGTCGCCCAAGCTGGCGCTGCACTGGCAGGCGACGCCGGCGCTGGGCCTGTTCGTCGGCTATGGCGAGGCCTTCCGCGCCCCGACCCTGGCCGAGATGTATCCGAACCTGACGGCCACCCGGGCGCTGTTCAATTTCATCCCCAATCCCCAACTTCAGCCCGAGACTGCCCATACCACCGAGGCCGGTTTCACGCTCGCCTTCGACGATCTCGCCTGGCCTGGCGATGCGCTGCGCTTCAAGGCGACCGTGTTTCACGAGCGGGTCGACGATCTGATCGACAGCCAGGTGGTCGGCACCTTCACCCGCACCCCGCCCTTCTCGGGCACCGGGTTGATCTTCCAGCGCCGCAACGTCGCCGAAGCCAGGCGCCGCGGCATCGAGGCCGAGGCCAGCTATCAGGCCGGGCCGGTGGATGTCTCCCTCGCCTATTCGAAGCTGCGTGCCAAGGATGCCGATACCGGCGCCCAGCTCTACGCGCCGCCGGACAAGGTCGCGGCCGGGATCGGCTATGCCGTGAACCAGGACTGGCGGCTCTGGTATGCCGGCATCTATGCGGCGGCCCAGGATTACGACTCGACCCCGCTCCGGCGGCGCAGCGGCTATGCCGTGCACGACCTGGGCGTGGCCTTCGATCGCGACTGGTACCGCGTGGATGTGGCGGTGACCAACCTCTTCGACGAGGCCTATGTCACCTACCGCCAGTCGCTGGCCGAAACCTATGCCTACGAGGAAGGCCGCAGCATCAATCTGCGCCTGACCGCACGGTTCTGA
- a CDS encoding DUF2946 family protein — translation MQHRRVSYPHRSTGPRGRLRERLRRAGLLAGALAFLFQMMIWSIYAPAMAFGLLTPICTAEGVRLVLADQAGDDQAADSDADGRPDQALPSADDCPLCLLVQGSSTPPLPILAPAPRLVRLHDATRLPGGLIAAGWYLATLKARAPPIGA, via the coding sequence ATGCAGCATCGCCGGGTTTCATATCCTCATCGGAGCACGGGGCCGCGCGGTCGGCTTCGGGAGCGGCTGCGCCGGGCGGGGCTGCTCGCGGGCGCGCTCGCCTTCCTGTTCCAGATGATGATCTGGTCGATCTATGCCCCGGCCATGGCCTTCGGGCTGCTGACGCCGATCTGCACCGCCGAAGGCGTGCGGCTGGTTCTGGCCGATCAGGCCGGGGACGACCAGGCCGCGGATAGCGATGCCGATGGCCGGCCCGATCAGGCGCTGCCATCGGCCGATGACTGCCCGCTCTGCCTGCTGGTGCAGGGCAGTTCCACGCCGCCGCTGCCGATCCTGGCGCCGGCACCACGGCTGGTGCGGCTTCACGATGCCACGCGCCTGCCCGGCGGGCTGATCGCGGCCGGCTGGTATCTGGCCACACTCAAGGCCAGGGCACCCCCGATCGGGGCCTGA
- a CDS encoding ImmA/IrrE family metallo-endopeptidase, which produces MIEDAVREWPAALDAPVTADVAVPDVVSRHQQSAPVKIVALARDLGLRVWTEPLPESLSGKLVRDAERGGPSGWAIVVNARHVKVRRRFTIAHEIAHFLLHRDVATGGVQDDAFYRSHLSGAIETEANRFAAQLLMPWPLIRALNSEGVTEIRDLATRLEVSETAMRIRLGLPT; this is translated from the coding sequence ATGATTGAAGATGCCGTGCGGGAGTGGCCTGCCGCCTTGGATGCGCCGGTCACTGCGGACGTGGCGGTGCCTGACGTCGTGTCCCGCCATCAGCAGTCGGCACCGGTCAAGATCGTTGCGCTGGCACGGGATCTTGGGCTGCGGGTCTGGACCGAGCCATTGCCGGAGTCGCTTTCGGGCAAGCTGGTGCGGGATGCCGAACGGGGCGGCCCCTCTGGCTGGGCGATCGTGGTCAATGCGCGGCATGTCAAAGTCCGACGCCGTTTCACCATTGCCCATGAAATCGCGCATTTCCTGCTGCATCGGGACGTCGCGACAGGAGGTGTTCAGGACGATGCCTTCTATCGCAGCCATCTCTCAGGGGCGATCGAAACCGAGGCCAACCGTTTCGCGGCACAGCTGCTGATGCCCTGGCCGTTGATCCGGGCGCTCAACAGCGAGGGCGTGACGGAGATCCGTGATCTGGCGACCCGGCTGGAGGTTTCCGAAACCGCCATGCGCATCCGCCTGGGCCTGCCCACCTGA
- a CDS encoding AraC family transcriptional regulator, with protein MADLLSDPISELLMGMRLDGIRYRRIQIARPRGVRFGPPEKNLSDDGRSEEGRAQFHFVARGEVFLQSPSGELLRLGPGDAALLPRGGIHALLSDPGQPGQDLDDFAARTLCAQVEAVRACDAECCPTAGAVVFSGCMSFDLGGMQPLVALMPEVMLVATLIDRTPEILAMLEAMEREACAERAGFAAILARLADVVAASILRGWVENGCGEASGWVQALRDPRLGRALTALHRDPGRDWTVAELAGLAGASRSVFAERFLAATGTTPLRYLAGLRMRLAIRWIGRDRLPIDTVADRLGYASQAAFSRAFKRVTGQSPGAVRSTPPVA; from the coding sequence ATGGCCGACCTTCTGTCCGACCCGATAAGCGAGCTGCTGATGGGCATGCGGCTCGACGGCATCCGCTATCGGCGGATCCAGATCGCCCGCCCGCGCGGGGTGCGGTTCGGGCCGCCGGAGAAAAACCTCTCTGATGATGGCCGCAGCGAAGAGGGGCGGGCGCAGTTCCATTTCGTCGCCCGCGGCGAGGTCTTCCTGCAAAGCCCCTCGGGCGAGCTGCTGCGGCTGGGGCCCGGCGATGCGGCCCTGCTGCCCCGCGGCGGCATCCATGCCCTGCTCTCCGATCCCGGCCAGCCTGGACAGGATCTCGACGATTTCGCCGCCCGGACGCTCTGTGCGCAGGTGGAGGCGGTGCGCGCCTGCGACGCGGAGTGCTGCCCCACCGCCGGGGCGGTGGTGTTCAGCGGCTGCATGAGCTTCGATCTGGGCGGTATGCAGCCGCTGGTGGCGCTGATGCCCGAGGTGATGTTGGTCGCCACCCTGATCGACCGCACGCCCGAAATCCTGGCGATGCTGGAGGCGATGGAGCGCGAGGCCTGCGCCGAACGGGCCGGCTTTGCCGCCATCCTGGCGCGGCTGGCCGATGTGGTCGCGGCCTCGATCCTGCGCGGCTGGGTGGAGAACGGCTGTGGCGAGGCCTCGGGCTGGGTGCAGGCGCTGCGCGATCCGCGGCTGGGCCGGGCGCTGACGGCCCTGCATCGCGATCCCGGTCGCGACTGGACGGTGGCGGAGCTGGCCGGTCTTGCCGGCGCCTCGCGCTCGGTGTTCGCCGAACGTTTCCTGGCCGCCACCGGCACCACGCCGCTGCGCTATCTGGCCGGCCTGCGCATGCGCCTTGCCATCCGCTGGATCGGCCGCGACCGGCTGCCGATCGATACGGTCGCCGACCGGCTGGGCTATGCCTCGCAGGCGGCGTTCAGCCGGGCGTTCAAGCGGGTGACGGGGCAGTCGCCGGGGGCGGTGCGGAGTACGCCGCCAGTGGCTTGA
- a CDS encoding MFS transporter, which produces MNEAAATADRAGSAAPAWGAVFSMALGVFGLVTAEFLPASLLTPMAAELGVTEGLAGQAVTATAAIGLIASLLVPAATRGLDRRVVLLAFSALLVASNLLAAMASTLPVLIAARLVLGVALGGFWAMSTATVMRLVPEAAIPKALSMVFGGVSAATVAAAPLGSFLGDQLGWRAVFLMAAALGLAAFLVQYATLPRMAASATTRLGTLMLVLRRPRVGAGMIAVLMVFTGHFAVFTYIRPFLETVTGVGIEGVSAILLGFGLANFLGTGLAGPAIARNLKAVLVAMPVLMIVLGLGLVLAGGTVFGDAVMLALWGMAFGAVPVAWSTWLTRAAPDEAESGGGLIVAAIQLAIATGAAAGGVIFDLNGAPGVFLAATLVLAAAALLILTRVRIGPRAGVSPQAGI; this is translated from the coding sequence ATGAACGAGGCTGCAGCGACGGCCGACCGGGCCGGCAGCGCTGCCCCCGCCTGGGGGGCCGTGTTCTCCATGGCGCTCGGCGTCTTCGGACTGGTGACCGCCGAATTCCTGCCCGCCAGCCTGCTGACGCCCATGGCCGCCGAACTGGGCGTGACCGAGGGCCTGGCCGGGCAGGCGGTCACCGCCACCGCCGCCATCGGCCTCATCGCCAGCCTGCTGGTTCCGGCCGCGACCCGCGGGCTGGACCGGCGGGTGGTGCTGCTCGCCTTCTCAGCCCTGCTCGTCGCCTCCAACCTGCTTGCGGCGATGGCCTCGACCCTGCCCGTGCTGATCGCGGCCCGTCTGGTGCTGGGCGTGGCACTCGGCGGGTTCTGGGCCATGTCGACCGCGACCGTGATGCGGCTGGTACCGGAAGCCGCGATCCCGAAGGCGCTGTCGATGGTCTTCGGCGGCGTTTCTGCCGCCACCGTCGCCGCGGCCCCGCTCGGCAGTTTCCTGGGCGATCAGCTGGGCTGGCGGGCGGTCTTCCTGATGGCCGCCGCCCTCGGCCTCGCCGCCTTTCTGGTCCAGTACGCCACCCTGCCGCGCATGGCCGCCTCGGCGACCACCCGGCTCGGCACCCTGATGCTGGTGCTGCGCCGGCCCCGGGTCGGGGCCGGGATGATCGCGGTGCTGATGGTCTTCACCGGCCATTTCGCCGTCTTCACCTATATCCGGCCCTTCCTGGAGACGGTCACCGGCGTGGGCATCGAAGGCGTGTCGGCCATCCTGCTCGGCTTCGGCCTCGCCAACTTCCTCGGCACCGGCCTCGCGGGGCCGGCCATCGCCCGCAACCTGAAGGCGGTGCTGGTGGCGATGCCGGTGCTGATGATCGTGTTGGGCCTGGGGCTGGTGCTGGCCGGCGGCACCGTCTTCGGCGATGCGGTGATGCTGGCCCTCTGGGGCATGGCCTTCGGCGCGGTGCCGGTTGCCTGGTCCACCTGGCTGACCCGGGCAGCCCCCGACGAGGCCGAAAGCGGCGGCGGGCTGATCGTGGCCGCCATCCAGCTCGCCATCGCCACCGGTGCCGCCGCGGGCGGGGTGATCTTCGACCTGAACGGCGCACCGGGGGTCTTCCTGGCGGCGACCCTGGTTCTGGCCGCCGCCGCCCTGCTGATCCTGACCCGGGTCAGGATCGGTCCGCGGGCCGGGGTCAGTCCGCAGGCAGGGATCTGA
- a CDS encoding carbohydrate kinase family protein: protein MVAPFPARIAVVGSLNADRVIRLDRPIVSGGRPRGVDEGPRIGGSGANVGAALALAGHHAQLITRVAHDALGDRLVADVTACGLDVSKLDRNLDRSPETMLLLDPEGERTILKIGHHLAWVPPESVLDGVDALFLNSRNPAAGQLLVAAAARGLPAIAQIPPAEHEPALPAGSWPAQVFVASIDDLAPAAAADPLAAARRLAGDRLDWVVVTHGAEGSEAFAADGRRIRCPARMVDHVIDTTGAGDAFAGGLTDAWLRGLDMGQALARGSAFGAQAVQTEGSVLRSLPAD, encoded by the coding sequence ATGGTTGCCCCCTTCCCTGCCCGTATCGCCGTCGTCGGCAGCCTGAATGCCGATCGGGTGATCCGTCTGGACCGGCCCATCGTTTCGGGCGGGCGGCCGCGCGGGGTGGATGAAGGGCCGCGCATCGGCGGGTCGGGCGCCAATGTCGGCGCCGCCCTGGCCCTTGCCGGCCATCACGCCCAGCTGATCACCCGCGTCGCCCATGATGCGCTGGGCGACCGGCTGGTGGCGGATGTCACCGCCTGCGGGCTGGATGTGTCGAAGCTCGACCGCAATCTCGACCGCTCGCCCGAAACCATGCTTCTGCTCGATCCCGAAGGCGAGCGCACCATCCTGAAGATCGGCCACCATCTGGCCTGGGTACCGCCCGAAAGCGTGCTCGACGGCGTGGATGCCCTGTTCCTGAACAGCCGCAATCCGGCTGCCGGGCAGTTGCTGGTGGCTGCTGCCGCCCGTGGCCTGCCGGCGATCGCCCAGATTCCGCCGGCGGAACACGAGCCGGCCCTGCCCGCCGGCAGCTGGCCGGCACAGGTTTTCGTGGCCTCGATCGACGATCTGGCGCCGGCTGCGGCGGCGGATCCGCTCGCCGCAGCCAGGCGGCTTGCCGGCGACCGGCTGGACTGGGTGGTGGTCACCCACGGTGCCGAGGGCTCGGAAGCCTTTGCCGCCGATGGCCGGCGGATCCGCTGCCCGGCCCGGATGGTCGACCACGTGATCGACACCACCGGCGCCGGCGACGCCTTTGCCGGCGGGCTGACCGATGCCTGGCTGCGTGGGCTGGACATGGGCCAGGCGCTGGCGCGGGGCAGTGCCTTCGGTGCGCAGGCGGTGCAGACCGAAGGCAGCGTGCTCAGATCCCTGCCTGCGGACTGA
- a CDS encoding helix-turn-helix domain-containing protein has translation MTPFGERLRQLRAARGISQKQMARDLQISNAYLSALEHGRRGVPTRSLLIQICTYFNIIWDEAEELERLAGLSDPKVTVETGGLDPRATRLANLVAQRIATLDGPTLDRLLAILDATRSGGQTDQTEDRSPD, from the coding sequence GTGACGCCTTTCGGGGAGCGCCTGCGCCAGCTTCGGGCCGCGCGCGGGATCAGCCAGAAGCAGATGGCCCGTGACCTGCAGATCTCCAACGCCTATCTCTCGGCCCTGGAACACGGGCGGCGCGGCGTGCCGACCCGGTCGCTGCTGATCCAGATCTGCACCTATTTCAACATCATCTGGGACGAGGCCGAGGAACTGGAGCGGCTGGCCGGGCTTTCCGACCCGAAGGTGACGGTGGAGACCGGCGGTCTCGACCCCCGGGCCACCCGCCTCGCCAATCTGGTGGCGCAGCGGATCGCAACCCTCGACGGGCCGACCCTCGACCGGCTGCTCGCGATCCTCGACGCGACGCGTTCCGGTGGTCAGACTGATCAGACCGAAGACCGGTCACCCGATTGA
- a CDS encoding Smr/MutS family protein → MPARPPRTGDQDALRPDPEAEARLFERAMRSEDVAERSSLRGPDLPSVHATAAAGDEQGVAPATRRRTAAVPPPAPQAKPVPRSARGISRRELELFGSAMSDVKPLSGHAPVVPLPPPPPPPVPELPAGGGAAAGPAPASPGRRPAAPEPLQALTGKAFDGLDRRSQARLRRGAMPVEAMLDLHGHGREVARGMLVDFIARSHARGLRCVLVITGKGGPRPQPVVRRRGMAGPETPEPPREPWATNPAGVIRSELPRWLNEPETRSKVLAFTQARQIHGGFGAAYILLKRER, encoded by the coding sequence ATGCCCGCACGTCCTCCCCGAACCGGCGACCAGGACGCGCTTCGGCCCGATCCCGAGGCCGAGGCGCGGTTGTTCGAACGGGCGATGCGCTCGGAAGACGTCGCCGAACGCTCGTCGCTGCGCGGTCCCGACCTGCCCTCGGTCCATGCGACCGCGGCGGCGGGGGACGAACAGGGCGTGGCGCCGGCCACCCGCCGGCGCACGGCCGCCGTACCGCCACCTGCCCCCCAGGCGAAGCCGGTGCCACGCTCCGCCCGCGGCATCAGCCGGCGGGAGCTGGAGCTGTTCGGATCGGCCATGAGCGATGTGAAGCCGCTCTCGGGCCATGCACCGGTGGTGCCGCTCCCGCCACCACCGCCGCCGCCCGTGCCCGAACTGCCGGCGGGCGGGGGTGCCGCGGCCGGCCCCGCCCCGGCATCCCCGGGCCGGCGGCCGGCGGCGCCCGAGCCGCTTCAGGCGTTGACCGGCAAGGCCTTCGACGGGCTGGACCGTCGCAGCCAGGCCCGGCTGCGCCGCGGCGCGATGCCGGTGGAGGCGATGCTGGATCTTCACGGCCATGGTCGCGAGGTGGCCCGCGGCATGCTGGTGGATTTCATTGCCCGCTCCCACGCCCGCGGCCTGCGCTGCGTGCTGGTGATCACCGGCAAGGGAGGACCCAGACCGCAGCCGGTGGTGCGCCGGCGCGGCATGGCCGGCCCCGAGACCCCCGAGCCGCCACGCGAGCCCTGGGCGACCAATCCGGCCGGCGTGATCCGCAGCGAACTGCCGCGCTGGCTGAACGAGCCCGAAACCCGGTCGAAGGTGCTGGCCTTCACCCAGGCCCGGCAGATACATGGCGGTTTCGGCGCCGCCTATATCCTGCTCAAGCGCGAACGGTGA
- a CDS encoding lactate utilization protein C, translated as MTMSHGDDARARILGAVRAGIRRDPANEAEARARVAARIEAHRPNTIPARADLDPAGRVSLFIDQLQKVAGTVTRVARLDEVPAAVVDYMAACNLPMAAGRAPDPLLDRIDWAGSAPMLTLRAGPAEAADEVSVTAAFAGIAETGTLALASGPEHPTTLNFLPETHIVVLPASRVERAYEDVWARLRIERGTPPRTFNLITGPSRTGDIEQQIELGAHGPRRLHVVIVDEV; from the coding sequence ATGACCATGTCCCATGGCGACGATGCCCGCGCCCGCATTCTGGGCGCGGTGCGCGCCGGCATCCGCCGCGATCCGGCGAACGAGGCCGAGGCACGGGCGCGCGTTGCCGCGCGCATCGAGGCTCACCGCCCCAACACCATCCCGGCCCGGGCCGATCTGGACCCGGCCGGACGCGTGTCGCTGTTCATCGACCAGCTGCAGAAGGTAGCGGGCACGGTGACCCGGGTCGCCCGTCTGGACGAGGTGCCGGCGGCGGTGGTCGACTACATGGCGGCCTGCAACCTGCCGATGGCTGCCGGCCGTGCGCCGGATCCGCTGCTCGATCGCATCGACTGGGCGGGGTCGGCACCAATGCTGACCCTGCGTGCCGGCCCGGCCGAGGCGGCCGACGAGGTGTCGGTGACCGCGGCTTTCGCCGGCATCGCCGAAACCGGCACGCTGGCGCTGGCATCGGGGCCCGAGCATCCGACCACGCTGAACTTCCTGCCCGAGACCCATATCGTGGTGCTGCCCGCCTCCAGGGTAGAGCGTGCCTACGAGGATGTCTGGGCCAGGCTGCGCATCGAACGGGGCACCCCGCCCCGCACCTTCAACCTGATCACCGGCCCCAGCCGCACCGGCGACATCGAGCAGCAGATCGAGCTTGGTGCCCACGGCCCGCGGCGGCTGCATGTGGTGATCGTCGACGAGGTCTGA
- a CDS encoding LutB/LldF family L-lactate oxidation iron-sulfur protein codes for MEATSHRFKDNVHEALGDANLQASLAKIRSGFVPKRAAAAAALPEFETLRDQARDIKNHVLGHLDIYLERFAEAVEARGGKVHWAETAADARRIILDLARAGNARTITKSKSMVTEEIALNDALEKAGIEPIETDLGEYIIQLAKEPPSHIIAPAIHKTKEQVAELFLRHHGRYGKTERLTEPTDMVREAREVLRQKYLDADVGITGANFLVAETGSIILVTNEGNADLTLSLPKRHIVLAGIEKLVPTLEDASTMLRVLARSATGQEFSSYTTLVTGPKREGDLDGPEEFHVVLLDNGRSGMVGTEFQDMLRCIRCGACMNHCPVYGTVGGHAYGWVYPGPMGAVLTPALIGVEEAGHLPNASTFCGRCEQVCPVRIPLPRMMRAWRTREFERHLSPASQRWGLGVWAWFAKRPRAYRLVARTAAALLGRMGRSQGRLKRLPLAGGWTRVRDMPAPEGRSFVAAWKADGRPTEAPGAATARRHRGSAKEQGR; via the coding sequence ATGGAGGCCACCAGCCACCGCTTCAAGGACAATGTCCACGAGGCCCTGGGCGATGCCAATCTTCAGGCCTCGCTCGCCAAGATCCGCTCGGGCTTCGTGCCCAAGCGGGCCGCCGCCGCGGCGGCTCTGCCCGAGTTCGAGACGCTGCGCGACCAGGCGCGCGACATCAAGAACCACGTGCTCGGCCATCTCGACATCTATCTGGAACGTTTCGCCGAGGCGGTGGAGGCCCGCGGCGGCAAGGTCCATTGGGCCGAAACCGCGGCCGATGCCCGGCGGATCATCCTGGACCTGGCGCGCGCCGGCAATGCCCGCACCATCACCAAGTCCAAGTCGATGGTGACGGAAGAGATCGCGCTCAACGACGCGCTGGAGAAGGCCGGGATCGAGCCGATCGAAACGGATCTCGGCGAATACATCATCCAGCTGGCCAAGGAGCCGCCGAGCCACATCATCGCGCCGGCGATCCACAAGACCAAGGAACAGGTGGCGGAGCTGTTCCTGCGCCATCACGGCCGCTATGGCAAAACCGAGCGTCTGACCGAGCCGACCGACATGGTCCGCGAGGCGCGCGAGGTGCTGCGCCAGAAATATCTGGACGCCGATGTCGGCATCACCGGCGCCAATTTTCTGGTCGCCGAGACCGGATCGATCATCCTGGTGACCAACGAGGGCAATGCCGACCTGACCCTGTCGCTGCCGAAGCGCCATATCGTGCTGGCCGGCATCGAGAAACTGGTGCCGACGCTGGAAGATGCCTCGACCATGCTGAGGGTGCTGGCGCGGTCGGCCACGGGGCAGGAGTTTTCGTCCTACACCACGCTGGTCACCGGCCCGAAGCGCGAGGGCGATCTGGACGGGCCCGAGGAGTTCCATGTGGTGCTGCTGGACAACGGCCGCTCGGGCATGGTCGGCACCGAGTTTCAGGACATGCTGCGCTGCATCCGCTGCGGCGCCTGCATGAACCACTGCCCGGTCTATGGCACCGTCGGCGGCCATGCCTATGGCTGGGTCTATCCGGGGCCGATGGGGGCCGTGCTGACCCCGGCGCTGATCGGCGTGGAAGAGGCCGGCCACCTGCCCAATGCCTCAACCTTCTGCGGGCGCTGCGAACAGGTCTGCCCGGTGCGGATCCCGCTGCCGCGGATGATGCGTGCCTGGCGCACCCGGGAATTCGAACGCCATCTCAGCCCCGCCTCGCAGCGCTGGGGGCTTGGGGTCTGGGCCTGGTTCGCGAAGCGGCCCCGGGCCTATCGCCTCGTCGCGCGCACCGCGGCCGCCCTGCTCGGGCGGATGGGCCGGTCTCAGGGTCGGCTGAAGCGGCTGCCGCTGGCGGGTGGCTGGACCCGTGTCCGCGACATGCCGGCGCCTGAAGGCCGCAGCTTCGTGGCCGCCTGGAAGGCCGATGGCCGCCCGACCGAGGCGCCGGGGGCCGCCACCGCCCGCCGCCATCGCGGGTCTGCGAAGGAGCAGGGCCGATGA